The proteins below are encoded in one region of Apium graveolens cultivar Ventura chromosome 4, ASM990537v1, whole genome shotgun sequence:
- the LOC141718136 gene encoding tubulin alpha chain-like isoform X2 has protein sequence MRECISIHIGQAGIQVGNACWELYCLEHGIKPDGQMPGDKTVGGGDDAFNTFFSETGAGKHVPRAIFVDLEPTVIDEVRTGTYRQLFHPEQLISGKEDAANNFARGHYTIGKEIVDLCLDRIRKLADNCTGLQGFLVFHAVGGGTGSGLGSLLLERLSVDYGKKSKLGFTVYPSPQISTSVVEPYNSVLSTHSLLEHTDVSVLLDNEAIYDICRRSLDIERPTYTNLNRLVSQVISSLTASLRFDGALNVDVTEFQTNLVPYPRIHFMLSSYAPVISAEKAYHEQLSVAEITNSAFEPSSMMAKCDPRHGKYMACCLMYRGDVVPKDVNAAVGTIKTKRTIQFVDWCPTGFKCGINYQAPTVVPGGDLAKVQRAVCMISNSTSVAEVKESSQRPGRTWLHWRRTMRKLD, from the exons atgAGAGAGTGCATTTCAATTCACATCGGTCAAGCCGGAATTCAAGTCGGAAACGCCTGTTGGGAACTCTACTGTCTCGAGCACGGCATCAAG CCTGATGGGCAAATGCCTGGAGACAAAACTGTTGGTGGAGGAGACGATGCGTTTAACACGTTTTTCAGTGAAACAGGCGCTGGAAAGCATGTACCTCGGGCTATATTTGTAGATCTGGAGCCAACTGTTATTGATGAGGTTCGTACCGGAACTTATCGACAACTCTTCCATCCTGAACAACTCATCAGTGGCAAAGAGGATGCTGCTAATAACTTCGCTCGTGGTCACTACACAA TTGGGAAAGAAATTGTGGATTTGTGTTTGGATAGGATCAGGAAGTTAGCTGATAACTGCACTGGCCTACAAGGCTTTTTGGTGTTTCACGCTGTTGGGGGTGGAACTGGTTCGGGTCTTGGGTCATTGCTTTTGGAGAGGTTGTCTGTTGACTATGGGAAGAAATCGAAGCTTGGTTTCACTGTTTACCCATCTCCTCAGATTTCCACCTCAGTGGTTGAGCCTTACAATTCTGTTCTGTCAACTCACTCGCTTCTTGAGCACACTGACGTGTCTGTTCTCCTTGATAACGAGGCTATCTATGATATCTGTCGCAGATCACTTGATATTGAAAGGCCTACTTATACCAACCTGAACAGGCTTGTGTCTCAG GTTATCTCTTCCCTGACGGCTTCACTTCGTTTTGATGGAGCTCTCAATGTTGATGTTACTGAATTTCAGACAAATCTGGTTCCATACCCTAGAATCCATTTCATGCTTTCATCCTATGCGCCTGTGATTTCTGCTGAAAAGGCCTACCATGAACAGCTCTCTGTTGCTGAGATAACTAACAGCGCCTTTGAGCCATCGTCTATGATGGCAAAGTGTGACCCACGCCACGGAAAATACATGGCCTGCTGTTTGATGTATAGAGGTGATGTTGTTCCTAAGGATGTGAATGCAGCTGTTGGCACAATCAAGACCAAGAGGACTATTCAGTTTGTGGATTGGTGTCCTACTGGGTTTAAGTGTGGAATCAACTACCAGGCACCGACTGTTGTGCCTGGTGGGGACTTGGCTAAGGTTCAGAGAGCTGTGTGCATGATCTCAAACTCCACTAGTGTGGCTGAAGT GAAGGAGAGTTCTCAGAGGCCAGGGAGGACTTGGCTGCATTGGAGAAGGACTATGAGGAAGTTGGACTAG
- the LOC141718136 gene encoding tubulin alpha chain-like isoform X1 codes for MRECISIHIGQAGIQVGNACWELYCLEHGIKPDGQMPGDKTVGGGDDAFNTFFSETGAGKHVPRAIFVDLEPTVIDEVRTGTYRQLFHPEQLISGKEDAANNFARGHYTIGKEIVDLCLDRIRKLADNCTGLQGFLVFHAVGGGTGSGLGSLLLERLSVDYGKKSKLGFTVYPSPQISTSVVEPYNSVLSTHSLLEHTDVSVLLDNEAIYDICRRSLDIERPTYTNLNRLVSQVISSLTASLRFDGALNVDVTEFQTNLVPYPRIHFMLSSYAPVISAEKAYHEQLSVAEITNSAFEPSSMMAKCDPRHGKYMACCLMYRGDVVPKDVNAAVGTIKTKRTIQFVDWCPTGFKCGINYQAPTVVPGGDLAKVQRAVCMISNSTSVAEVFSRIDHKFDLMYAKRAFVHWYVGEGMEEGEFSEAREDLAALEKDYEEVGLESGDGDDEDDGEEY; via the exons atgAGAGAGTGCATTTCAATTCACATCGGTCAAGCCGGAATTCAAGTCGGAAACGCCTGTTGGGAACTCTACTGTCTCGAGCACGGCATCAAG CCTGATGGGCAAATGCCTGGAGACAAAACTGTTGGTGGAGGAGACGATGCGTTTAACACGTTTTTCAGTGAAACAGGCGCTGGAAAGCATGTACCTCGGGCTATATTTGTAGATCTGGAGCCAACTGTTATTGATGAGGTTCGTACCGGAACTTATCGACAACTCTTCCATCCTGAACAACTCATCAGTGGCAAAGAGGATGCTGCTAATAACTTCGCTCGTGGTCACTACACAA TTGGGAAAGAAATTGTGGATTTGTGTTTGGATAGGATCAGGAAGTTAGCTGATAACTGCACTGGCCTACAAGGCTTTTTGGTGTTTCACGCTGTTGGGGGTGGAACTGGTTCGGGTCTTGGGTCATTGCTTTTGGAGAGGTTGTCTGTTGACTATGGGAAGAAATCGAAGCTTGGTTTCACTGTTTACCCATCTCCTCAGATTTCCACCTCAGTGGTTGAGCCTTACAATTCTGTTCTGTCAACTCACTCGCTTCTTGAGCACACTGACGTGTCTGTTCTCCTTGATAACGAGGCTATCTATGATATCTGTCGCAGATCACTTGATATTGAAAGGCCTACTTATACCAACCTGAACAGGCTTGTGTCTCAG GTTATCTCTTCCCTGACGGCTTCACTTCGTTTTGATGGAGCTCTCAATGTTGATGTTACTGAATTTCAGACAAATCTGGTTCCATACCCTAGAATCCATTTCATGCTTTCATCCTATGCGCCTGTGATTTCTGCTGAAAAGGCCTACCATGAACAGCTCTCTGTTGCTGAGATAACTAACAGCGCCTTTGAGCCATCGTCTATGATGGCAAAGTGTGACCCACGCCACGGAAAATACATGGCCTGCTGTTTGATGTATAGAGGTGATGTTGTTCCTAAGGATGTGAATGCAGCTGTTGGCACAATCAAGACCAAGAGGACTATTCAGTTTGTGGATTGGTGTCCTACTGGGTTTAAGTGTGGAATCAACTACCAGGCACCGACTGTTGTGCCTGGTGGGGACTTGGCTAAGGTTCAGAGAGCTGTGTGCATGATCTCAAACTCCACTAGTGTGGCTGAAGTGTTCTCCAGAATTGATCACAAGTTTGACTTGATGTATGCAAAGAGGGCCTTTGTGCATTGGTATGTTGGTGAAGGCATGGAGGAAGGAGAGTTCTCAGAGGCCAGGGAGGACTTGGCTGCATTGGAGAAGGACTATGAGGAAGTTGGACTAGAATCTGGTGATGGGGATGATGAAGATGATGGTGAGGAATACTAG
- the LOC141718137 gene encoding transcription factor bHLH47-like isoform X1, with the protein MLTCYLTSSYRAVACHTPVRASKLHTPQLNYIRTYMYIYILVTEPRPLVPYHLLEFKVFLLVENSYRGFIQVRMVSEDPVSRSNQIDVVAKKSKSGSLSSKKNILKVPKRVHKAERERSKRDHMNTLFFELGKSLEPDHHDKGKASTLNHCIKLLHDLLAQVDCLRKENSALLSESHYVSIEKDELREDNSALKAQIGKLQTEIEKKIQPPPSVWGFDHSQSQAEGNIGQQLEGRHIVVPLADHATQAAPIVSPIFVMPLHDDTQVHLETDIVKATPQHPPNISRPHARYPSPSDSWPSQILSEQPKNTDHITLQSSS; encoded by the exons ATGCTGACGTGTTACCTTACTAGCTCGTATAGAGCAGTTGCGTGCCACACGCCTGTGCGTGCATCTAAACTCCACACGCCACAATTAAATTATATAcgtacatatatgtatatatatatattagtaacaGAACCACGCCCCTTGGTACCCTATCATCTTCTTGAATTCAAG GTTTTCTTGTTGGTAGAAAATTCATATAGGGGATTCATACAAGTGAGGATGGTTTCGGAGGATCCTGTTTCAAGGAGCAATCAAATTGATGTTGTCGCTAAGAAATCAAAGAGCGG GTCTTTATCCAGTAAAAAGAACATCTTGAAAGTTCCTAAAAGAGTACATAAAGCTGAAAGGGAGAGGTCGAAACGTGACCACATGAACACTCTATTTTTTGAGCTCGGAAAAAGTCTTG AACCAGATCATCATGACAAGGGTAAGGCTTCAACGTTAAACCATTGCATTAAGCTTCTTCATGACCTGCTTGCTCAGGTGGACTGCCTTAGGAAGGAGAATTCAGCTCTTTTATCTGAATCTCATTAT GTATCTATCGAAAAAGATGAACTACGAGAAGACAATTCTGCACTAAAGGCGCAGATTGGGAAGCTACAAACTGAGATCGAGAAGAAGATACAGCCTCCTCCGTCTGTGTGGGGATTCGATCACTCCCAATCACAAGCCGAGGGAAACATCGGGCAACAGCTGGAAGGTCGTCACATTGTTGTGCCACTGGCGGATCATGCAACCCAGGCAGCGCCAATTGTTAGTCCAATTTTTGTCATGCCCTTGCATGATGATACTCAAGTGCATCTAGAGACTGATATTGTGAAGGCTACACCCCAGCATCCTCCAAATATAAGCAGACCACATGCTCGTTATCCATCTCCTTCAGATTCCTGGCCATCTCAAATTCTTTCCGAACAGCCAAAAAACACAGATCACATTACGCTGCAAAGTAGTAGTTAA
- the LOC141718137 gene encoding transcription factor bHLH47-like isoform X2: MVSEDPVSRSNQIDVVAKKSKSGSLSSKKNILKVPKRVHKAERERSKRDHMNTLFFELGKSLEPDHHDKGKASTLNHCIKLLHDLLAQVDCLRKENSALLSESHYVSIEKDELREDNSALKAQIGKLQTEIEKKIQPPPSVWGFDHSQSQAEGNIGQQLEGRHIVVPLADHATQAAPIVSPIFVMPLHDDTQVHLETDIVKATPQHPPNISRPHARYPSPSDSWPSQILSEQPKNTDHITLQSSS; encoded by the exons ATGGTTTCGGAGGATCCTGTTTCAAGGAGCAATCAAATTGATGTTGTCGCTAAGAAATCAAAGAGCGG GTCTTTATCCAGTAAAAAGAACATCTTGAAAGTTCCTAAAAGAGTACATAAAGCTGAAAGGGAGAGGTCGAAACGTGACCACATGAACACTCTATTTTTTGAGCTCGGAAAAAGTCTTG AACCAGATCATCATGACAAGGGTAAGGCTTCAACGTTAAACCATTGCATTAAGCTTCTTCATGACCTGCTTGCTCAGGTGGACTGCCTTAGGAAGGAGAATTCAGCTCTTTTATCTGAATCTCATTAT GTATCTATCGAAAAAGATGAACTACGAGAAGACAATTCTGCACTAAAGGCGCAGATTGGGAAGCTACAAACTGAGATCGAGAAGAAGATACAGCCTCCTCCGTCTGTGTGGGGATTCGATCACTCCCAATCACAAGCCGAGGGAAACATCGGGCAACAGCTGGAAGGTCGTCACATTGTTGTGCCACTGGCGGATCATGCAACCCAGGCAGCGCCAATTGTTAGTCCAATTTTTGTCATGCCCTTGCATGATGATACTCAAGTGCATCTAGAGACTGATATTGTGAAGGCTACACCCCAGCATCCTCCAAATATAAGCAGACCACATGCTCGTTATCCATCTCCTTCAGATTCCTGGCCATCTCAAATTCTTTCCGAACAGCCAAAAAACACAGATCACATTACGCTGCAAAGTAGTAGTTAA